The proteins below are encoded in one region of Knoellia sp. S7-12:
- the fabG gene encoding 3-oxoacyl-ACP reductase FabG has product MSEARNVLVTGGNRGIGLAIATAFVDGGDTVVVTSRSGDAPDGLTAVTCDVTDSASVDAAFNAAEEIFGGPVQVLVANAGITKDGLLMRMSDADFDAVIDTNLAGAFRCVRRASTGMIKARGGRIILISSVVGLYGGPGQANYAASKAGLVGLARSVTRELGGRGITANVVAPGFIETDMTAALPDDTQKTYKAGIPAGRFAQPAEVAAVVRFLASDDAAYVTGAVIPVDGGLGMGH; this is encoded by the coding sequence ATGAGCGAAGCACGCAACGTCCTCGTCACCGGGGGCAACCGGGGGATCGGTCTGGCCATCGCCACGGCGTTCGTCGACGGTGGGGACACCGTGGTCGTGACGAGCCGAAGCGGTGACGCTCCGGACGGGCTGACTGCCGTGACGTGTGACGTCACCGACTCTGCTTCGGTCGACGCGGCCTTCAACGCCGCCGAGGAGATATTCGGCGGACCCGTCCAGGTGCTCGTGGCCAACGCGGGCATCACCAAGGACGGCCTCCTCATGCGCATGAGCGACGCCGACTTCGACGCAGTGATCGACACCAACCTCGCTGGTGCCTTCCGCTGTGTTCGTCGCGCGAGCACCGGCATGATCAAGGCTCGCGGCGGCCGGATCATCCTCATCTCGAGCGTGGTCGGGCTCTATGGCGGACCGGGGCAGGCCAACTACGCGGCGAGCAAGGCGGGCCTCGTGGGACTCGCACGCTCCGTGACCCGTGAGTTGGGCGGCCGCGGCATCACCGCCAACGTCGTCGCCCCGGGGTTCATTGAGACGGACATGACCGCAGCGCTGCCGGACGACACGCAGAAGACCTACAAGGCCGGCATACCTGCTGGTCGTTTTGCCCAGCCCGCCGAGGTGGCCGCTGTGGTGCGCTTTCTCGCCTCCGACGACGCGGCCTATGTGACCGGGGCAGTCATCCCCGTCGATGGCGGCCTTGGCATGGGCCACTGA
- a CDS encoding class F sortase — protein MTVVPRAAPTATPEPKPEPEPTLTPQRDSAQSASPPQVSKSTVTGGLRLRVSDIGLNTPMRSGGVNSAGKINPAAGTAMWVRGYGRVQPGKVGTAVVAGHVVSSGEGDVFARLSAVRVGDKVVVTSGSVTRTYIVKRAAVVKKSALTRDADVWGQNTSKRRIVLITCDDELGYRSDGHRVANYVVVADAI, from the coding sequence GTGACGGTGGTTCCCCGGGCCGCGCCCACTGCGACACCCGAGCCCAAGCCAGAGCCAGAGCCCACGCTCACACCCCAGCGCGACTCGGCTCAGAGCGCCAGCCCTCCCCAGGTCTCGAAGTCGACGGTCACAGGGGGCCTGCGGCTGCGGGTGTCCGACATCGGCCTGAACACCCCGATGCGTTCCGGCGGGGTGAACTCGGCGGGCAAGATCAATCCGGCCGCAGGCACAGCGATGTGGGTCCGCGGCTATGGCCGGGTCCAACCGGGCAAGGTCGGCACGGCTGTGGTGGCGGGTCACGTCGTCTCGTCCGGCGAGGGTGACGTCTTCGCTCGGCTCTCTGCGGTCCGCGTGGGCGACAAGGTGGTCGTCACCTCGGGCTCGGTCACCCGGACCTACATCGTCAAGCGCGCCGCCGTGGTGAAGAAGTCCGCGCTTACACGAGATGCGGACGTGTGGGGTCAGAACACCTCGAAGCGTCGGATCGTGCTCATCACGTGCGATGACGAGCTGGGCTATCGCAGCGACGGACATCGGGTCGCGAACTACGTCGTCGTCGCTGACGCGATCTGA
- a CDS encoding tetratricopeptide repeat protein, with protein MTSDLRTSPAVTAIEVRVLEGPNLYFPKPAVKVTLDLTAYLQADKDTVRRVARTAGLGAIQAGAAGTEQRQRVIARLAERAVRRVSRDSGTSRLGVRSRSGGDRSVVVVSFVWRRRGPAQALGESVAPVLAAWLEGRDVVDAQAELVRDAPHGQPARIVTPRIPVASITGTNGKTSTTRLLAHISMTAGKHTAWSSTDGVVDHGTMIEPGDFSGPAGARGVLDAPGVEVGILETARGGMLLKGLGVSHNDVSVVTNVTADHLGLQGVDTVDQLAEVKAIITRATRPDGWTVLNGDDPRVWAMRTGSPAKPWVFTLDANSPAIREALGLGGRAITVLDDSVTVLTDSGIPDRLVSVVDVPMTISGLSSHNVANVLAATAAALALGIDRAAVIEGLRTFRPDAALNPGRMNTYTAPAGAGGRCTVIVDLAHNEAGLEALMDVAEGLRQPGSRIHLGLGAGGDRTDEILENLGEIAGHRADHIIAAHKEHYLRGRTMEDLEAHLRVGLQRAGVADIASAPTELAGLKALVEVAHDGDVVAIMCHSEREAIYDWLAQTGAVADTASTIRRKVILARGEHEAEDAIAALWEDEDEERRISTGTALYAAYPADARIAYEYGGTFDSAGQPERAVELYREALSSGLREPFRHRAVIQMASSLRNAGEHDEAVKLLDDLALERPESIGIAAFRALALQSAGRHEEALGGLLAAVAHESMDEDVRRYRRSLTAYAADLIPPRD; from the coding sequence GTGACCAGCGACCTTCGCACCAGCCCTGCCGTGACCGCCATCGAGGTCCGGGTCCTCGAAGGCCCCAACCTCTATTTCCCCAAGCCGGCCGTCAAGGTCACCCTGGACCTCACGGCATACCTCCAAGCGGACAAGGACACCGTCCGCCGCGTTGCGCGCACCGCTGGTCTGGGCGCCATCCAGGCGGGAGCTGCGGGCACCGAGCAGCGTCAGCGGGTCATCGCCCGGCTGGCCGAGCGCGCGGTGCGTCGGGTGTCGCGCGACTCCGGCACGAGCCGACTCGGGGTGCGGTCTCGCTCCGGCGGTGACCGCTCCGTCGTCGTCGTCTCGTTCGTGTGGCGTCGTCGCGGACCGGCTCAGGCGCTCGGTGAGTCAGTCGCCCCCGTTCTGGCGGCGTGGCTCGAGGGTCGTGACGTCGTCGACGCGCAGGCCGAGCTGGTGCGTGACGCACCCCATGGTCAGCCTGCTCGCATCGTCACGCCGCGCATTCCGGTCGCTTCCATCACCGGCACCAACGGCAAGACCTCGACCACGCGATTGCTCGCCCACATCTCGATGACGGCCGGCAAGCACACGGCCTGGAGCTCCACCGACGGTGTCGTTGACCACGGGACCATGATCGAGCCGGGGGACTTCTCTGGCCCTGCCGGCGCGCGAGGTGTGCTCGATGCGCCCGGAGTCGAGGTCGGCATCCTCGAGACGGCCCGCGGCGGCATGCTCCTCAAGGGTCTGGGCGTCTCGCACAACGACGTATCGGTCGTGACCAACGTGACGGCGGATCACCTCGGCCTGCAGGGCGTCGACACGGTGGACCAGCTCGCCGAGGTCAAGGCAATCATCACCCGGGCCACCCGGCCCGATGGCTGGACGGTGCTCAACGGCGACGACCCCCGGGTCTGGGCGATGCGCACCGGCTCGCCCGCCAAACCCTGGGTCTTCACGCTCGATGCCAACTCCCCGGCCATCCGTGAAGCCCTCGGTCTGGGAGGTCGGGCGATCACTGTGCTCGACGACAGTGTCACCGTCCTCACCGACTCCGGCATCCCGGACCGTCTCGTGTCCGTGGTCGACGTTCCGATGACGATCAGCGGGCTCTCCAGCCACAACGTCGCCAACGTGCTCGCTGCCACCGCGGCCGCCCTGGCGCTGGGGATCGACCGGGCCGCCGTCATCGAAGGACTGCGGACGTTCCGACCCGACGCGGCCCTCAACCCCGGCCGGATGAACACCTACACGGCCCCCGCGGGCGCTGGCGGCAGGTGCACCGTCATCGTCGACCTCGCCCACAACGAGGCTGGACTGGAAGCGCTCATGGATGTCGCCGAGGGACTGCGGCAGCCGGGCTCGAGGATTCACCTCGGACTCGGGGCCGGCGGAGACCGCACCGACGAGATCCTCGAGAACCTCGGCGAGATCGCCGGACACCGGGCAGACCACATCATCGCGGCCCACAAGGAGCACTACCTTCGCGGACGCACGATGGAGGATCTCGAAGCGCACCTGCGGGTCGGGCTCCAGCGCGCCGGCGTTGCCGACATCGCCTCGGCCCCGACCGAGCTGGCCGGACTCAAGGCCCTGGTCGAGGTGGCCCACGACGGTGACGTCGTGGCGATCATGTGTCACTCCGAGCGCGAGGCCATCTATGACTGGCTGGCGCAGACCGGTGCGGTCGCCGACACCGCTTCCACGATCCGACGCAAGGTCATCCTCGCCCGCGGCGAGCACGAGGCGGAGGACGCCATCGCGGCGCTATGGGAGGACGAGGACGAAGAGAGGCGCATCTCGACCGGGACGGCACTGTATGCCGCGTACCCGGCTGATGCCCGTATCGCCTACGAGTACGGCGGGACGTTCGACTCGGCCGGGCAGCCCGAGCGAGCGGTTGAGCTCTATCGTGAGGCGTTGAGCAGCGGTCTGCGAGAGCCGTTCCGGCACCGAGCCGTGATCCAGATGGCGTCGTCGCTGCGCAACGCCGGTGAGCACGACGAAGCCGTCAAGCTCCTTGACGACCTGGCGCTGGAGCGGCCGGAGTCGATCGGCATCGCCGCCTTCCGCGCGTTGGCCCTGCAGTCGGCAGGACGCCACGAGGAGGCCCTCGGTGGCCTGCTGGCGGCAGTGGCTCACGAGAGCATGGACGAAGACGTCCGGCGCTACCGCCGTTCGCTCACGGCATACGCAGCCGACCTGATCCCGCCGCGCGACTGA
- the cphA gene encoding cyanophycin synthetase gives MTEDRPTPTGPAAPELTIVESRIYRGGNIWSYDQAIHLIVDLGILEQYPTDLLDGFTDRLLEFLPGMENHTCSRGVKGGFVQRLREGTWLGHVSEHIALQLQQEAGHDQRRGKTRELKDHPGRYNVVYGYSDEGVGLAAGKLAVRLVNHLVEAEEDFDFDSALETFLRRAERTGFGPSTAAILEEAVSRDIPYIRLNSASLVQLGQGVHAQRIRATMTSKTGALAVDIASDKDLTTKLLGSAGLPVPKQETVRGPEDAVAAARRVGFPVVLKPLDGNHGRGVCLDITTDDEVREAFVIAREQSRRGHVIVESFITGKDYRCLIVGGRMQAIAERVPAHVVGDGEHTVTELVDITNADPRRGVGHEKVLTRIKVDRTAEGLVLEQGFSMDAVPPQGTMVKLALTGNMSTGGISVDRTFDAHPDNVEIAEEAARMVGLDVAGIDFICPDIASPVRETGGAICEVNAAPGFRMHTHPTIGEPQFIAKPVVDLLFPPGSPSRVPIVAVTGTNGKTTTSRMIAHIMKGVGRKVGMTSTDGIVVDERLVFKADASGPKSARMVLQNPRVDFAVMEVARGGILREGLGYDRNDVAVVTNVAPDHLGLRGINTVEQLADVKAVIVEAVPRTGFAVLNADDPLVRKMRRRCSGSIVWFTMSPPGSSIRDFVDDHCRRGGRAVVLEPSEKGDMIVIRHGRRAMQLAWTHLLPATFGGTAMFNVANAMAAAGAAFAVGTGLHEIRQGLRTFSTSYYLSPGRMNQISVNNVDVIVDYCHNAPAMKVLGDFVERYADAKAGSSELGKISRLGVIATAGDRRDEDMRELGAIAAQHFDVLVVREDVGLRGRKRAETAGLVAEGAKAAMADGARCRQVEIVTDELSAVRHVMARANPGDIVVVCVDQHGVVMNELETMTKQAQPGTHTADSLADPDLDPNALSAEAQLSGDQATDQDLAEHDADVDSEAQATT, from the coding sequence ATGACCGAGGACCGCCCCACCCCCACCGGCCCCGCCGCACCCGAGCTCACGATCGTCGAGTCACGGATCTATCGCGGAGGCAACATCTGGTCCTACGACCAGGCCATTCATCTCATCGTGGACCTGGGCATCCTCGAGCAGTACCCCACCGATCTCCTCGACGGTTTCACCGACCGCCTCCTCGAGTTCCTTCCAGGCATGGAGAACCACACCTGCTCTCGTGGCGTCAAGGGCGGGTTCGTCCAGCGGCTGCGCGAGGGCACCTGGCTCGGACATGTGAGCGAGCACATCGCCCTCCAGCTCCAGCAGGAAGCCGGTCACGACCAGCGTCGCGGAAAGACGCGTGAGCTCAAGGATCACCCCGGTCGCTACAACGTCGTCTACGGCTACTCCGATGAGGGCGTGGGCCTGGCCGCAGGCAAGCTCGCGGTTCGTCTCGTCAACCACCTCGTCGAGGCCGAAGAGGACTTTGATTTCGACAGCGCCCTCGAGACGTTCCTGCGCCGCGCCGAGCGGACCGGATTCGGACCGTCGACCGCCGCGATCCTCGAAGAGGCCGTCAGCCGCGACATCCCCTACATCCGGCTCAACAGCGCCAGCTTGGTTCAGCTCGGGCAGGGAGTCCACGCCCAGCGCATCCGGGCAACGATGACCTCCAAGACCGGTGCGCTGGCCGTCGACATCGCCTCCGACAAGGACCTGACGACCAAGCTGCTGGGTTCGGCCGGGCTTCCCGTGCCCAAGCAGGAGACCGTGCGTGGGCCCGAGGACGCCGTCGCTGCCGCGCGACGGGTCGGTTTTCCCGTCGTCCTCAAGCCCCTCGACGGCAACCACGGCCGCGGCGTCTGCCTCGACATCACCACCGACGACGAGGTGCGAGAGGCCTTCGTTATCGCCCGCGAGCAGTCACGACGTGGGCACGTCATCGTCGAGTCGTTCATCACGGGCAAGGACTATCGCTGCCTCATCGTCGGGGGCCGCATGCAGGCCATCGCCGAACGCGTCCCGGCACACGTCGTGGGCGACGGCGAACACACGGTCACCGAGCTCGTCGACATCACGAACGCCGACCCGCGACGTGGGGTCGGCCACGAGAAGGTCCTCACCCGCATCAAGGTCGATCGGACCGCCGAAGGGCTCGTTCTGGAGCAGGGTTTCTCGATGGACGCCGTCCCGCCGCAGGGCACGATGGTCAAGCTCGCCCTCACCGGCAACATGTCGACGGGTGGCATCTCCGTCGACCGGACCTTCGACGCGCACCCCGACAACGTGGAGATCGCTGAAGAGGCGGCCCGCATGGTCGGGCTCGACGTCGCCGGCATCGATTTCATCTGCCCCGACATCGCCTCACCCGTGCGTGAGACCGGAGGCGCGATCTGTGAGGTCAACGCCGCACCGGGCTTCCGCATGCACACCCACCCGACGATCGGCGAGCCGCAGTTCATCGCCAAGCCCGTCGTCGATCTGCTCTTCCCGCCAGGTTCGCCCTCCCGCGTGCCGATCGTCGCGGTCACCGGCACCAACGGCAAGACGACGACCTCGCGCATGATCGCCCACATCATGAAGGGTGTCGGTCGCAAGGTCGGCATGACGTCGACGGATGGCATCGTCGTCGACGAGCGCCTCGTCTTCAAGGCCGACGCCTCCGGACCCAAGTCCGCCCGGATGGTGCTGCAGAACCCCCGCGTCGACTTTGCCGTGATGGAGGTCGCCCGCGGTGGCATCCTGCGCGAGGGTCTCGGCTACGACCGCAACGACGTCGCGGTGGTGACCAACGTCGCGCCCGACCACCTGGGGCTCCGAGGCATCAATACGGTCGAGCAGCTCGCCGACGTCAAGGCCGTCATCGTCGAAGCGGTGCCCCGCACCGGTTTTGCGGTGCTCAATGCCGACGACCCACTGGTCCGCAAGATGCGTCGGCGGTGCTCCGGGTCCATCGTGTGGTTCACCATGTCGCCCCCCGGATCCTCCATCCGTGACTTCGTCGACGACCACTGCCGCCGTGGAGGTCGGGCCGTCGTGCTCGAGCCGTCCGAGAAGGGCGACATGATCGTCATCCGGCACGGTCGCCGGGCGATGCAGCTCGCCTGGACCCACCTCCTCCCTGCCACCTTCGGCGGCACCGCGATGTTCAACGTCGCCAACGCCATGGCCGCGGCAGGAGCCGCCTTCGCCGTCGGCACCGGCCTGCACGAGATCCGTCAGGGGCTGCGGACCTTCTCGACGAGCTACTACCTCTCACCCGGCCGCATGAACCAGATCAGCGTCAACAACGTGGACGTCATCGTGGACTACTGCCACAACGCCCCCGCCATGAAGGTCCTCGGCGACTTCGTCGAGCGATATGCCGACGCCAAGGCGGGTTCGAGCGAGCTCGGCAAGATCTCCCGCCTGGGTGTCATCGCCACCGCTGGTGACCGACGCGATGAGGACATGCGCGAGCTCGGCGCCATCGCTGCTCAGCACTTCGACGTCCTGGTCGTGCGTGAGGACGTCGGTCTGCGGGGTCGCAAGCGTGCCGAGACCGCGGGTCTTGTCGCCGAGGGCGCGAAGGCGGCCATGGCCGACGGTGCCCGCTGCCGCCAGGTCGAGATCGTCACCGACGAGCTCTCCGCTGTGCGTCACGTCATGGCCCGCGCCAACCCCGGTGACATCGTCGTCGTCTGCGTCGACCAGCACGGCGTCGTCATGAACGAGCTCGAGACCATGACCAAGCAGGCCCAACCGGGCACGCACACGGCGGACTCGCTCGCCGACCCTGACCTCGACCCGAACGCGCTCTCCGCGGAGGCGCAGCTCAGTGGCGACCAGGCCACCGATCAGGATCTTGCCGAGCACGACGCAGACGTTGACAGTGAGGCTCAGGCCACCACCTGA
- a CDS encoding SURF1 family protein, which translates to MFRRLFTPRWMGVLALSVLYAVLAYQLGHWQYGRHEFKVERNALLDSHYRADPLPVDDVLTDRPVNRAEDDWTRVTASGVYAGEQLLVRNRPNNSIFGYEVLAPLRLADGTTVVVDRGWVENSARGAAVLPDIPPAPQGEVTVVGWVRPAESTQNKKLPSGQVASISLPDVEQAWDTEVLDGYVVLDSERTSDGSTPARPARLADPDRSLGPHQAYAFQWWMSMPVGLLLIWLGLRREIRDEQPEHAAKPKKVRIWDEEDY; encoded by the coding sequence GTGTTTCGGCGTCTGTTCACCCCCCGCTGGATGGGTGTTCTCGCCCTCTCGGTCCTCTATGCCGTGCTCGCCTATCAACTCGGTCACTGGCAGTACGGGCGCCACGAGTTCAAGGTCGAGCGCAACGCACTCCTCGACTCCCACTACCGGGCCGACCCGCTTCCGGTCGACGACGTCCTGACGGATCGTCCGGTGAACCGCGCCGAGGACGACTGGACCAGGGTCACCGCCTCAGGCGTGTATGCCGGCGAGCAGCTTCTCGTGCGCAACCGGCCCAACAACAGCATTTTCGGCTACGAGGTGCTTGCACCCCTGCGGCTCGCGGATGGGACAACCGTGGTCGTCGACCGCGGGTGGGTGGAGAACTCCGCGCGCGGTGCAGCAGTCCTCCCCGACATCCCGCCGGCACCGCAGGGTGAGGTCACGGTCGTCGGTTGGGTCCGCCCTGCCGAGAGCACTCAGAACAAGAAGCTGCCCTCTGGTCAGGTCGCGAGCATCAGCCTTCCCGATGTCGAGCAGGCTTGGGACACCGAGGTCCTCGACGGCTACGTCGTTCTCGACTCGGAACGAACCTCCGACGGATCCACTCCAGCTCGCCCGGCCCGGCTCGCCGACCCTGACCGCAGCCTGGGCCCCCATCAGGCGTATGCATTCCAGTGGTGGATGTCGATGCCGGTCGGGTTGCTTCTGATCTGGTTGGGACTGCGGCGGGAAATTCGGGATGAGCAGCCGGAACACGCAGCGAAGCCCAAGAAGGTCCGCATCTGGGACGAAGAGGACTACTGA
- a CDS encoding DUF3099 domain-containing protein, producing MSANRRGEPTVQSVTSARSAADDDISARTKHYLVTMGIRTGCFVLAVITEGWIRWTCVALAVVLPYVAVVFANARSPRTAGRVSAVTPRDPHRQQLDQ from the coding sequence GTGAGCGCGAACCGGCGAGGCGAGCCGACGGTGCAGTCCGTGACGAGTGCACGGTCTGCAGCCGACGACGACATCAGCGCGAGGACGAAGCACTACCTCGTGACGATGGGGATCCGCACAGGGTGTTTCGTCCTCGCCGTCATTACCGAGGGGTGGATCCGGTGGACGTGCGTCGCGCTGGCCGTCGTCCTTCCCTACGTCGCGGTCGTGTTTGCCAACGCCCGGTCGCCGCGCACGGCCGGTCGGGTCTCGGCCGTCACTCCGCGCGACCCTCACCGCCAGCAGCTCGACCAGTGA
- a CDS encoding cyanophycinase, protein MPRYPSTTPTLFIIGGAEDRVGRAALLRRFVRISGGRHSRLVVIPTASSFQDEVVASYREVFNRFGVESVDVVSPQSRHEAHDPRSVALLDQATGIFMSGGSQLRLSQFFPGTPLGDALHRAHARGAVVAGTSAGASIMSEFMISMGDEGITPVQRASQVSAGIGLLKGVIVDQHFAQRSRYGRLLSVVATSPSLLGIGIDEDTAIEVTDGSRFTVHGRGGVIVMNCRDVVTDAPEARRGAPLLISGAVIHTLPAGATFDLMSASLVDFDEQHADVGISLAAAKS, encoded by the coding sequence ATGCCCCGCTACCCGTCCACCACACCGACTCTGTTCATCATCGGAGGCGCCGAAGACCGCGTCGGCCGGGCAGCTCTGCTGCGTCGGTTCGTCCGCATCAGTGGTGGTCGGCACTCACGCCTTGTGGTCATCCCGACGGCGTCGTCCTTCCAGGACGAGGTTGTTGCCTCCTACCGCGAGGTGTTCAACCGCTTCGGGGTCGAGTCGGTCGACGTCGTCAGCCCTCAGTCCCGCCACGAGGCTCACGACCCTCGCTCCGTCGCCCTCCTCGACCAGGCGACGGGGATCTTCATGAGCGGCGGTTCCCAGCTGCGACTCTCCCAATTCTTCCCCGGCACACCTCTCGGCGACGCCCTGCACCGCGCCCACGCGCGCGGCGCTGTCGTCGCGGGCACGTCCGCGGGTGCCTCGATCATGAGCGAGTTCATGATCTCCATGGGCGACGAGGGCATCACCCCGGTGCAGCGGGCGAGCCAGGTCAGCGCCGGCATCGGCCTCCTCAAGGGCGTCATCGTCGACCAGCACTTCGCCCAGCGCTCGCGATATGGTCGCCTGCTGTCCGTCGTGGCCACCTCGCCGAGCCTGCTCGGCATCGGGATCGACGAGGACACCGCCATCGAGGTCACCGACGGGTCCCGCTTCACCGTCCATGGCCGCGGTGGTGTCATCGTGATGAACTGTCGTGACGTGGTCACCGACGCCCCCGAAGCCCGCCGAGGCGCCCCTCTGCTCATCTCCGGTGCCGTCATCCACACGCTTCCCGCAGGCGCCACCTTCGACCTCATGTCGGCCAGCCTCGTCGACTTCGACGAGCAGCACGCCGACGTCGGCATCAGTCTCGCCGCGGCGAAGTCCTGA
- the moaA gene encoding GTP 3',8-cyclase MoaA — MSTAPTAARLLDQHGRVARDLRVSVTDRCNLRCRYCMPAEGLPWLAKPEMLTDDELVRLVTIFVALGVEQVRLTGGEPLLRRSLTDVVARIAALSPRPKIAMTTNGIGLNRLAGPLAAAGLDRVNISLDTVDPQEFADLTRRDRLHDVEAGLDAAREAGLVPVKVNAVAMRGINDHSVADLLSWCLERGYELRFIEQMPLDAQHGWDASTMIGADEIRSRLSERFTITPLPEAERGSAPAERFLVDGGPATVGIIASVTAPFCGACDRTRLTADGQVRNCLFSQRETDLRGPMRDGASDDELASLITGEMWRKAKGHGIGSADFVQPIRPMSAIGG, encoded by the coding sequence ATGTCCACCGCCCCGACGGCCGCCCGCCTCCTCGACCAACATGGTCGGGTGGCTCGTGACCTGCGGGTATCGGTCACCGACCGATGCAACCTGCGGTGCCGCTATTGCATGCCGGCCGAGGGTCTGCCGTGGCTCGCCAAACCCGAGATGCTGACCGACGATGAGCTGGTCCGGCTGGTCACGATCTTTGTCGCGCTGGGTGTCGAGCAGGTGCGACTCACCGGGGGAGAGCCACTGCTCCGTCGATCCCTCACGGACGTCGTGGCTAGGATCGCGGCACTCTCACCGCGCCCGAAGATCGCCATGACCACCAACGGCATCGGCTTGAACCGGCTCGCCGGCCCGTTGGCGGCAGCGGGTCTGGACCGGGTCAACATCAGTCTCGACACCGTCGACCCCCAGGAGTTCGCGGACCTCACTCGTCGGGACCGCCTCCACGACGTCGAGGCCGGTCTGGACGCAGCCCGAGAGGCCGGACTCGTCCCGGTCAAGGTCAACGCCGTCGCCATGCGCGGCATCAACGACCACTCGGTGGCAGACCTGCTGTCCTGGTGTCTGGAGCGCGGCTACGAGTTGCGCTTCATCGAGCAGATGCCGCTCGATGCGCAGCACGGCTGGGATGCCTCGACGATGATCGGTGCCGACGAGATCAGGTCACGCCTGTCCGAACGCTTCACGATCACGCCGCTGCCTGAGGCTGAGCGCGGCAGTGCCCCGGCAGAGCGCTTCCTCGTCGATGGGGGACCGGCCACGGTCGGCATCATCGCGAGTGTCACTGCACCGTTCTGCGGGGCCTGCGACCGCACCCGGCTCACCGCCGACGGTCAGGTGCGCAACTGCCTCTTCTCGCAGCGCGAGACCGACCTGCGCGGGCCTATGCGAGACGGCGCCAGCGATGACGAGCTCGCGTCTCTCATCACGGGGGAGATGTGGCGCAAGGCCAAGGGGCACGGCATCGGCAGTGCCGACTTCGTGCAACCGATCCGCCCCATGAGCGCCATCGGCGGCTAG
- the fabI gene encoding enoyl-ACP reductase FabI, translating to MLLEGKKLLITGVLMDSSIAFHVAKLAQEQGAEVVLTSFGRTMKITTTIAKRLPTTPPVVELDVTNAEHLETLAERLGEHVDHLDGVLHSIGFAPQGAFNFLDATFEDVSTAMHASAYSLKSLAVAALPLMSPGSSVVGLTFDAKFAWPVYDWMGVAKAAFESTNRYLARDLGPKGVCCNLVAAGPIRTTAAKSIPGFQTFEESWDQRAPLGWDVNDAVPAAKACVALLSDWFPATTGEIVHVDGGAHAMGF from the coding sequence ATGCTGCTCGAGGGCAAGAAGCTGCTCATCACGGGAGTCCTCATGGACTCCTCGATCGCCTTCCACGTCGCCAAGCTGGCGCAGGAGCAGGGCGCCGAGGTCGTGCTCACCTCCTTCGGGCGGACCATGAAGATCACGACGACCATCGCCAAGCGGTTGCCGACGACGCCGCCGGTCGTCGAGCTCGACGTCACCAACGCCGAGCACCTGGAGACGCTGGCAGAGCGTCTCGGTGAGCACGTCGACCACCTCGACGGTGTGCTGCACTCGATCGGTTTCGCCCCGCAAGGAGCGTTCAACTTCCTCGACGCGACGTTCGAGGACGTCTCGACGGCAATGCATGCCTCGGCGTACTCACTCAAGTCACTCGCCGTTGCGGCGCTGCCTCTCATGAGCCCTGGCTCGTCGGTCGTCGGACTCACCTTCGATGCGAAGTTCGCCTGGCCGGTCTATGACTGGATGGGCGTGGCGAAGGCCGCGTTCGAGTCGACCAACCGCTATCTGGCGCGCGACCTCGGCCCCAAGGGAGTGTGCTGCAACCTCGTCGCGGCCGGTCCGATCCGTACCACCGCCGCCAAGTCCATCCCCGGCTTCCAGACGTTCGAGGAGTCCTGGGACCAGCGCGCGCCCCTGGGCTGGGACGTCAACGACGCGGTGCCCGCCGCCAAGGCATGTGTTGCGCTCCTGTCCGACTGGTTCCCGGCGACGACGGGCGAAATCGTCCACGTCGACGGTGGCGCGCACGCGATGGGCTTCTGA